The Bacteroidota bacterium region TCTTTTGGGAATCCTTTTTTTGCATCTTTGTTATATAACAATTCAAATTTATTTATAAAGGCTTCAGCACCCAGTCTGAATATTTGTTGTTCTTCAGGCGAATTGGTGTTTATCAGCATCTTGTCTGTAAACTTACTGAGAAATAAATCCATTACGGTATTTTTTTCGCTGTTGGGTATTATTATTTCAACCAGATTATTAATAACATAGAGTTCTTTTCTGTTAAAAAAATAGATGTCGTTTTTTTTCGAGCCGCTGCACGAATTGAATACTTGTAGTATAGTTGTAGAACTGATAGCATAACCGAGTCCCAGACTGATATTTTTTATTGCATCTCTTCTATTCATACTATAATTTTCCTTCTTTTATTTGTTTTGCAGCATGGTTTGCAGCTCTTGCACTAAGAGCCATATATGTTAAGGAAGGATTTTGACTTCCCGAAGATACCATACATGAACCATCCGTTACATATACATTTTTTACAGCATGAATCTGATTGTATTTGTTTAAAACCGATTTTTTTGGATCGTTCCCCATACGGGCAGTTCCCATTTCGTGAATGGCATTTCCGGGGAAACTAGGTTCGTCAAATCCTTCGACAT contains the following coding sequences:
- a CDS encoding gluconate 2-dehydrogenase subunit 3 family protein, with amino-acid sequence MNRRDAIKNISLGLGYAISSTTILQVFNSCSGSKKNDIYFFNRKELYVINNLVEIIIPNSEKNTVMDLFLSKFTDKMLINTNSPEEQQIFRLGAEAFINKFELLYNKDAKKGFPK